The Quercus lobata isolate SW786 chromosome 4, ValleyOak3.0 Primary Assembly, whole genome shotgun sequence genome segment attatcaagtgtaacaatggtaatcctcaatagattgaatttatggaactaaccgagatagctgctgagcgctgcgtgatgcacgctagacgaatatccgagagagcagccgagcagcgatggacttggatcgtgcccttggatcgtgcccttgggacaacatactgtgccgtatcgtattagcacctttggcactggggatctgcgggtagaccggggaacccgtgcaatgaaagactgacccaactgttaacgagaagtcctcttcggatggattttaatgctctagtaacagtttttattttgtgtacttggtttccccataggcttgagtccgaggaccacgcaaggccttggttctgtccaaaacttgtaagatttcttttatgtacttggtttccctataggcttgagtccgaggaccatgcaaggccttggttctgtccaaaacttgtattctttctttttgtacttggtttccccataggcttgagtccgaggaccatgcaaggccttggttctgtccaaaacttagctttctttttgtacttggtttccccataggcttgagtccgaggaccatgcaaggccttggttctgtccaaaacttatgagtttttcttctgtacttggtttccccacaggcttgagtccgaggaccatgcaaggccttggttctgtccaactaTGGATCTTAGATGTACTGTTCCCCAAGGGCTTGATCCGTGGACCgttggaccatgcaaggcctttgttctgtccaaaacttatgatctgtttatgtacttggttaccccaaaggcttgagtccgtggaccatgcaaggccttggttctgtccaaaacttatgatcttttatgtacttggtttccccataggcttgagtccgaggaccatgcaaggccttggttctgtccaaaacttatgatctttttacgtacttggtttccccataggcttgagtccgaggaccatgcaaggccttggttctgtccaaaacttatgatctttttatgtacttggtttccccataggcttgagtcgaggccatgcaaggccttgttctgtccaaaacttatgatctttttatgtacttggtttcccataggcttgagtccgaggaccatgcaaggccttggttctgtcccaaaacttatgatcttttacgtacttggtttccccataggcttgagtccgtggaccatgcaaggccttggttctgtccaaaacttatgatctttttatgtacttggtttccccataggcttgagtccgaggaccatgcaaggccttggttctgtccaaaacttatgatctttttacttgttttatttttcaaccaccagCCCCTACACCAAGGCAGGGACAGTTGGCctgaggctggaagcccctagagacgcccgcgcccttagcaTTGCGAGgcatagcccctagcagaagcttacgtcggagcaacaactatatgtcgccggagacggaggagatcccagaaatttcCGCTTGGCGTGTGAGTTGATTCCATCGCCACCTGCGCCagcgcgcaagctttcccacagacggcgccaattgtaaggacacattTCTCTGGCGGCCctataaggatgttgggctcgcgcatgaaagatccctcacaatatgatttgtagagagtgggcttgaaaagctagccgctggtcacggggcggtgcccgatCCTGGTTTCAGAGGAATTtatgtagaaaaaaggagttgggcttgaacatttaagccctaaagcgtcgcaccctatgggatggggctcctcggagttgatccgaggaccattgtgGCCTGgtcccggttatccaacgatggactttcttcagtgaagtccggtgttcttgagatgttctcccccatcAGGTCTTTCTTTCTTCTGGAGGAGAGCTGGCCTCTCTTTggatttatttactttcttcttttatactcgtccgcgttgattgtccttcgtccacgtgtagggtcaatctatacaagactgatatttgtcccatcagtctaatcccagaattgtggggtatggttgataaggctgcagagtacggctctgtcatgcgttgggtcttatctggaagggtagtaagggtaACTtctccaagatattttggatctccttacgaattcgtccctataccagttttaccccttaaTTCCGATGGggttctggatctgccgaggactaaactgtcctcggctgccttccaaagTTGTTTTGTGCTCGGTaatgtagagcttgggccacatctctcctcggattgggccttcggattttccaggagcgattgggcttggtccttaaattattgggccccacaataactattatttgcaaaataaaaaatggttagaggagtaagaaataaaatagagatggcTATACAGATTACAGAGgacattgaaaattttatagtaCAATAAAGTTAACCAttacattcacttaattaaatcaataatcaacaattaaatataataatacaaaatttaaacttaaaactagtCAAACTCTAATTAGGGAAATTATATTTCCTATCATAACTATAAATGAGATGTTCTTcaataatttagaaattatatcaGAAACaaagttggaaaattttataatgaaCAATTCTACCTCTTATTTAATGTCTATGTTATGAAAATCATCTaccaataaatatataacaatggaaaaaaaagttatagacAAGATTATGATAAATATGATAAACCGTGCATCACACATACATAATACTggtatattttaaaaagtacaATAAAACTAATGCAGATGACGTCTTCTGTTTCCAAGATGTGTTGTTCTTCTGAGTCTCATGCAGCATAATCTGTCAACAACTTCATCAACAAAAGCAAAGTAGGCAATCCTCCAAGATGTTCTAATTGCTAAAATGAAATAAGGAACTAGAATACCTGCTGCAAATCCAAGCCCAAGGCTCAAGTAAAACCAAGTATCAATGAGTTTGTCCTCACTGTAATTTTCAATAGATCCCCCTACAGGAGTTTCTTCACTTGGACACTTTACAACCAGTGGAGCACCACAAAGGCCCGGGTTCCCAGCATAAGATGATGCTTCAAAAGTTGTCATATGACCAGTGTAAGGAATGGTACCCAAGAAGTTATTGTATGACAAGTTCAAAAACCCCAGAAATGATAACAGAGACATGCTTGGAGGAATCGGACCCGAAAGGTTATTACTTGAGAGATCAAGAGATGAAAGTTGACGCAAATTTGAAATACGATCAGGAATCTGGCCACTGATATAGTTTCTAGACAAGTTCAGAATCACCAAACCTGCTAATTTTGTTAGTTCTTGGGGAAGATCTCCTTGTAAGTTATTTCCAGAAAGGTCTATGCTAGTCACAAGGGAAAGAGTCTTGCTGAACCTTTGAGCATTGCCTTTCACATTCACAACCAAGCTTTCTTTGTAGTAGACGCCCCTGTACTTGCCATAGAAAAGATACTGGTTTCTGATTTGCACTTGAGCCATAGCATTTAGATCACCAAAGCTAACAGGAATTGTGCCACTCAACTTGTTTTCTGCCAAGTCTAGGACTTGCAATGAGCTTAAATTTGAAAGTTTAGGGGGAAGTTCTCCTGAAAATGAATTTGAACGCAAGTTGAGAAGTCTAAGATATCTAAAACCATCTCCAATCCACGGCGGAATGGTACCTTCCATCATGTTGTTTCCAAGATCCAAAGTTTCCAAACTTGACAGATTTTGAAAAGACAGAGGGAGCTCTCCAGAGAGCTTGTTGCCACTCAGGTGAAGTGACTGAAGCAATTTTAGTTGTCCCAAGGAGTATGGAATTCCCCCATATAAATTGTTGCCACTGAGGTCTAGAACCCTTAATAAAGAACAATTCCCTATGCTTGCTGTGATATTGCCTGTTAAGTTGTTGCTCGAAAGATCAATGACTTCAATCAAATTTATATCTCCCATACTAGCAGGGATATCTCctattatttcattatttgaaATAGAGAGGAAGATTAGATTAGGCATGGATGCACCTATATTCCTTGGTATAGGACCAGAGAACATATTGTTGGAGAGATCTAGCAATTCGATCTCAACAACTGGAAGAGGAATGGGTCCTTCAAAGAGGTTGGAGCTCAAATCAACATCTGCAAACGGAGCAACATTTAATGGATTTGGTAATTGACCACTTAGTTGATTGAAGGAAACATTTAAAAGCGACAAATTAGAAGAAATTTCCCAAAACCAACTTGGTATGGAACCAGAAATGCTAGCATTTGAGAAGTCTAGATACATGACCTCCTTCTGTGATTTAAGCCAAGCTGGAAATGAAGGGCCCAAATGGCAGGAACCCATATCAAGATTTCGGATTTGGAATGGAGGAACCCAAGTGGAACTAACATTCAAAGTGAATGAATTGGAAGACAAGTGCAAGATCTTCAGCTTAGTGAGCTTTGAAAAATGTGATTCAGTGACTATTCCTGTTAAATGATTGTAGGAAACATCAAAAATGGACAACTCAGAAAGCTGTCCTAAGCTATCTGGGAGAGTCCCATTGAGTTCATTCCCCTCTAGTCCCAATTGAGTAAGATGTAGCAATGACCCCAAAAAAGAAGGGATGGAACCTTGAATCAAATTATATCCAAGATCAAGTTCAATAAGGTTTTCAAGCCGACCCAACCAATTTGGTAATGTACCATGAAAGTAATTGAGGCTCAATCTCAAGTGTTGTAGACCATGCAGAGGACTTCTAAATAGACAGTTTTCTGTTCCTTCTAGGATTTCTGGCAAAGATTCTGTTAGGTTATTAAAAGATagatcaaaaaatttcaaattgcaCAGTTTACCAATGGAGCTTGGAATGCCACCCTCAATATTATTGGCAGAGAGATCAACATAAGTGAGAGATGTCAAATTTCCAAAGGAAGTAGGGAGTTTCCCATGTAATTTATTGTAACCTAGATCAAGGACTTCTATATTTTTCCACCTTCCATTGAATAGTTGGAAACAACTTGCTGTAAGATTGCTATTCAATACAAGATTCAAACTCTTCAAATTTGGTAGCTCACTGAAACCAAGTGGAATTCTTCCATACAATTTGTTGGAGCTAATGTCAACATATGCAAGAGTACTTATATTTACAAGCCAATCAGGAATCTTTGAATTGAGCATGTTAAAGCTAAGATCTATCACAGCAAGGGAAGTAAAATTAACAAAGGCAAGTGAAGGAATATAACCAGATAGACCACAAGAAGATAGATGCAACTCCATCAAAACTGGTAGCTTCTGTAATGTCCCTACCCAGTCTGATCCTACCATTGAAAGGTCAACTCCATTCATCATAAGATGTTTCAGAGAGGTAAGACCAGCCATCCATTCAAGATTATCAACTGTTAAAGTTGAAAACTTGAGATCAAGATACTCCAAGCTAGAGAGATTTCCCAAATTCGGAGGTATTTTGCCACTAAACCCAGCATTTGATAGGTTAAGATATTGCAAATTCTCCAAATATCCAAAGAATATAGGAATTGGGATGCCATTGAAGGTGTTGAAGCTCAAATCTAAATATCTCAAAGACTTGAGTTTCATCAATGAAGGTCTAACCACACCACTCAAGTTCCAGAATCCATACCTGCCAGAGGAATCATAGCCAGATGGATGTGGGTTATGAAGATCAACTGCAACAACAGCTCCTGTACTATTTTTACAGCTAATTCCACTCCATTGACAGCAGTTGCTTCCTTGCCATGATGAAAGATGGTTCTCAGGATCTTGAAGACCATTTTTGAAGTTGATAAGAGTTTCTTGATCAGATGTCAGACATTTCACTGACTGTGCAACGCCATTAGAAACAAACCATCTTGCTATCAAACAGAGATAAGGTATTAACAATCTAAAAACTGCAACTTTTTCCATTAGTTCTATTATGCAGCTATTGAATGAAAGCCATGAACCATGaattccaatatatatatataaagttgcATAAATTCCTCGAAGTTTaacaaaccatatatatatatatatatatatataaagtcttCATTTCCTCGAAGTTCAACAAATTCCTCAAAGTCTTCATTTCTTCATGGATAAGATTAGACAGAGTTTAAGGAATATAAAAGCAATGAAATCAACGGCTACAAAAGTCAACGGTGGTTTACAAGACAAATTGAAAAGATGGCAAGCACATTCcaaattatagtaaaataatggGTGAGGAATCAGTTTGGTTTCACATGAAGCAATGTTATAATCTCATTCTGTGTTGAAGCTAGCAAGATCCTCTCTTTGTAAGCAACtgatttattttgtataaaattatCATCTTAGTCATTTACACGAAATCGATTTCTTTAAGGTCTGGTCCCCTTAAGAAAGAGACCAGAAACTTTGCATGCATTACATCATTACATGTATATTTCATGGAACAATATTCACCCAGGGTATGATCTTGTTTCTATACAACATTAGTTTCACTTTGTTGAAGATTGTGATTGGAATAAAACACATATCGATGTTCACAAATGTGTTAGAAGTTTTAAAACTTTACATGTAAGCATAAATTCTTACCTTTTTATATTCTAAGTTCCATTCCACTTTAATTTTGCAGGCATATCATTCAATTTTCATCCTGAAGTTGGCTATAAATTTTGTCATTATTATTGAGCCATCCAATCAAAATGTTGAATTTGCCAATACATCTCAAATGTCTTGAAAAGTAAGatcaatatatagaaaaaagaatataaagaaaaataatctaaTTTAATTGTCAAAGTAAAGTAGCAAATGCATGattagatattaaaaattagttcaTTAGCAACATATCATAAAGATCAACCTACACAAAGCATACAATGAGAGAGAGCAACTGGGAGTCTGggaatgaaaaaaacaaaagagatgctacatccataacatttttacaacaaatcatcggtggttagttattattggttcaaatttgaaattaatactaaaattatttttttgctctaacaataacaaccagtaacaacttaccacttaagatttattgtaaaaatgttgtgaaaatattgtggacatatcatttctcaaaaaaaaatatttaaagacacaagtaaaaaaaaaaaaaaaacaaacaaacaaacaaacatagaaGCTGCAGTTTCTAATATAAACAAAAGCTTGctctttaaataaaataaaaaattaaaaaaattaaaaaagaaaagaaaagaaaagaaaaaagaagattggTCAAAGACGCAACTATGAGGAGAAGTATATGGAAGATAGCAAACAAATGAAGGTGAACATAGCACTGGTGTAAGCTCTGTCTTGGCCAAGCtcctatttttatttaaataaagattgaaaattgaaatcaattctATAACAACTTAACAAGAAGTACattacacacaaacacaaagaaaataTAGAGTAAGTAAATAAACTGAAAAAACCCAATGGAGAAAGAACCCAACAatatgaagtattaaacatGCAATTGAAAATATTACATGTGGCTGATCCTAATTAGTTTGTTGAGAATCCATAACCgaccccaaaaaaatttgggagaaaggctatattattattgttgttattgttgtacTAAACTTGCGATAAGAACATTGTACAAAGTgagattttttaataaaaacagaACACTCAGGAGTTTTAACAACACAGGTTATGTGCATGTTACTAAATGTTTTTGTAGTTACCATTTTTACCATTGAAGCTGTCCTTGTAATGTGAACAATCAGGAATTGTAGTCCCAGTTGAGAGAGAGGGGGTTACCAAAGCACGTCGTTTTGGacgtcccaaaaaaaaaggcagcAAAATAACGTTGCTTTTTGATGAGTCATTTACGGCTTGTTTGGTTAGTCATtttaaaaatctgtttttctcattttaaaacaaattgtaGTCGGGC includes the following:
- the LOC115984554 gene encoding receptor-like protein EIX2, with translation MEKVAVFRLLIPYLCLIARWFVSNGVAQSVKCLTSDQETLINFKNGLQDPENHLSSWQGSNCCQWSGISCKNSTGAVVAVDLHNPHPSGYDSSGRYGFWNLSGVVRPSLMKLKSLRYLDLSFNTFNGIPIPIFFGYLENLQYLNLSNAGFSGKIPPNLGNLSSLEYLDLKFSTLTVDNLEWMAGLTSLKHLMMNGVDLSMVGSDWVGTLQKLPVLMELHLSSCGLSGYIPSLAFVNFTSLAVIDLSFNMLNSKIPDWLVNISTLAYVDISSNKLYGRIPLGFSELPNLKSLNLVLNSNLTASCFQLFNGRWKNIEVLDLGYNKLHGKLPTSFGNLTSLTYVDLSANNIEGGIPSSIGKLCNLKFFDLSFNNLTESLPEILEGTENCLFRSPLHGLQHLRLSLNYFHGTLPNWLGRLENLIELDLGYNLIQGSIPSFLGSLLHLTQLGLEGNELNGTLPDSLGQLSELSIFDVSYNHLTGIVTESHFSKLTKLKILHLSSNSFTLNVSSTWVPPFQIRNLDMGSCHLGPSFPAWLKSQKEVMYLDFSNASISGSIPSWFWEISSNLSLLNVSFNQLSGQLPNPLNVAPFADVDLSSNLFEGPIPLPVVEIELLDLSNNMFSGPIPRNIGASMPNLIFLSISNNEIIGDIPASMGDINLIEVIDLSSNNLTGNITASIGNCSLLRVLDLSGNNLYGGIPYSLGQLKLLQSLHLSGNKLSGELPLSFQNLSSLETLDLGNNMMEGTIPPWIGDGFRYLRLLNLRSNSFSGELPPKLSNLSSLQVLDLAENKLSGTIPVSFGDLNAMAQVQIRNQYLFYGKYRGVYYKESLVVNVKGNAQRFSKTLSLVTSIDLSGNNLQGDLPQELTKLAGLVILNLSRNYISGQIPDRISNLRQLSSLDLSSNNLSGPIPPSMSLLSFLGFLNLSYNNFLGTIPYTGHMTTFEASSYAGNPGLCGAPLVVKCPSEETPVGGSIENYSEDKLIDTWFYLSLGLGFAAGILVPYFILAIRTSWRIAYFAFVDEVVDRLCCMRLRRTTHLGNRRRHLH